In Candidatus Binataceae bacterium, one DNA window encodes the following:
- the malQ gene encoding 4-alpha-glucanotransferase, translating to MRAAAVLLPLFSLRQRDDLGRGEIPALAALMTWLDRIGHRVLQLLPLCEPAPQENSPYNALSVFALDPLLIGALELAGVTPQAYAQARARVGRRRSLSRREAWAVKGPLLTAAFDHFDRHADSLARAEFAAYRAAERDWLEDYALFRALKEKLGWQAWESWPAPLARRQASALEDARRELARSIAMYEYWQFLAARQWRALASRRRQLGIRISGDLAFCPARDSADVWANQTQFCLDQCVGAPPDAFSPQGQRWGLPLPDWSAMAQDDFRWWRRRTRHAASLFDLVRIDHVVGFYRTYHYPCDDPAAAGSFTPSSEEAQRVQGERFIAMVKQEMGSGALIAEDLGAVPQWVKNSLTELEVPGLKVFRWEREDWGKVQERIVSPAQYPRLAVATTGTHDTEPLAQWWRAANPRERQEVCLAFELPADEASGRLNRSQLDAILRPLYQSPAGLVMIPMQDLFGWTGRINWPGTTSLRNWRYRLPVPLEDFTGGAMEARSAQLLQLAQLGHRD from the coding sequence ATGCGCGCGGCCGCGGTTCTTTTGCCCCTGTTTTCCCTTCGCCAGCGCGACGATCTCGGGCGTGGCGAAATTCCTGCCTTGGCCGCTCTGATGACGTGGCTGGATCGGATCGGTCATCGCGTGCTGCAGCTTTTGCCGTTGTGCGAGCCGGCGCCGCAGGAGAACAGCCCATATAACGCCTTGAGTGTATTCGCGCTCGATCCGCTGCTGATCGGGGCCCTCGAGTTGGCAGGGGTCACGCCGCAGGCCTATGCGCAAGCGCGCGCTCGGGTAGGCCGCCGACGCTCGCTGTCGCGGCGCGAGGCATGGGCAGTCAAGGGGCCCTTGCTGACCGCTGCCTTCGACCATTTCGATCGCCACGCAGATTCGCTCGCACGGGCTGAGTTTGCCGCCTACCGGGCGGCCGAGCGTGACTGGTTGGAGGACTACGCGCTGTTCCGGGCGCTGAAGGAGAAGCTGGGATGGCAGGCATGGGAGTCCTGGCCCGCACCGCTGGCGCGACGCCAGGCCAGCGCTTTGGAAGACGCGCGTCGCGAGCTGGCCAGGTCAATCGCGATGTACGAATATTGGCAATTCTTGGCTGCCCGCCAATGGCGAGCGCTGGCGTCACGGCGTCGCCAGTTGGGCATACGCATCAGCGGTGACCTGGCCTTTTGTCCCGCTCGAGACAGCGCCGACGTCTGGGCTAATCAAACCCAGTTTTGCCTCGATCAGTGCGTCGGTGCACCTCCCGATGCGTTTTCACCCCAGGGCCAGCGCTGGGGCCTGCCTCTGCCCGATTGGTCGGCGATGGCGCAGGATGATTTTCGCTGGTGGCGGCGGCGCACGCGCCACGCCGCCAGCCTGTTCGATCTGGTGCGGATCGACCATGTGGTCGGTTTTTATCGTACCTATCACTATCCCTGCGATGATCCCGCGGCGGCGGGTAGCTTTACGCCGAGCAGCGAAGAGGCTCAGCGGGTGCAGGGCGAACGCTTCATCGCCATGGTGAAACAGGAGATGGGAAGCGGCGCGCTTATCGCCGAGGATCTCGGCGCGGTACCACAATGGGTCAAAAATTCGCTGACCGAACTGGAAGTACCCGGTCTGAAGGTCTTTCGCTGGGAGCGCGAGGATTGGGGCAAGGTTCAGGAACGGATAGTCTCGCCCGCTCAGTATCCGCGATTGGCGGTAGCTACTACTGGCACTCACGATACCGAGCCGCTAGCCCAGTGGTGGCGTGCCGCTAACCCGCGAGAGCGGCAGGAGGTCTGCCTGGCGTTTGAATTGCCGGCGGATGAGGCCTCAGGCAGACTAAATCGGTCACAGCTTGACGCGATCTTACGTCCGTTGTACCAGTCTCCCGCCGGTCTGGTGATGATTCCGATGCAAGATCTGTTCGGTTGGACTGGCCGGATCAACTGGCCAGGCACGACCAGCCTACGCAACTGGCGCTACCGTCTACCCGTACCGTTGGAAGATTTTACGGGCGGCGCGATGGAGGCGCGGTCGGCCCAATTGCTTCAGTTGGCGCAATTGGGCCACCGCGATTGA
- the thiE gene encoding thiamine phosphate synthase, with protein MGAPDFNLYLITDRTLVEPARLLEVCDAALAAGAAFSHPNPVALQLRDKELDAGPLLELALALKAICRRWNARLLINERIDVALAADGDGVHLPAQSVSPAAARRLLGPNALIGISTHSRNEIEQGAAAGADFAVFGPVYPSISKPGYNRAVGLEGLRAACRGSSIPVFALGGISSVRAAELAATGAAGIALIGAIMQAPQPGVATAEILRAWHRSA; from the coding sequence ATGGGCGCGCCTGATTTTAACCTTTACTTGATTACCGACCGTACGCTGGTCGAGCCGGCAAGACTGCTTGAGGTCTGCGACGCCGCACTGGCCGCCGGCGCGGCCTTTTCCCATCCCAACCCGGTTGCCTTGCAATTGCGCGACAAAGAGCTCGACGCCGGACCACTGCTGGAACTAGCGCTGGCGCTCAAAGCTATCTGCCGGCGCTGGAACGCGCGTTTGCTGATAAACGAGCGCATCGACGTTGCGCTGGCGGCCGATGGCGACGGTGTCCATCTGCCGGCCCAATCGGTTTCGCCCGCCGCGGCGCGAAGATTGCTCGGACCCAACGCGCTGATCGGAATCTCCACCCATAGCCGCAATGAGATCGAGCAAGGAGCGGCCGCGGGCGCCGATTTCGCGGTCTTCGGCCCGGTCTACCCCTCAATCTCAAAGCCAGGCTACAATCGCGCGGTAGGGTTGGAGGGATTGCGCGCCGCCTGCCGCGGATCGTCTATTCCGGTATTTGCCCTGGGCGGGATCAGTTCTGTGCGAGCCGCCGAGTTGGCCGCCACCGGCGCAGCCGGCATCGCGCTTATCGGCGCCATCATGCAAGCGCCCCAACCGGGCGTGGCGACCGCCGAAATCCTACGCGCTTGGCACCGCTCGGCGTGA
- a CDS encoding class I SAM-dependent methyltransferase, with product MRKRGYVENGSFPTRSIYDFPEIFRAVQFELPGEIEAETAFLSQVFARHLRRPVHRVLDIACGTSPHGQLLAAQGIEVVGIDRSPVMIGLGRRQAGRRRNPRFYRRQVERFSLPERNFDAAYLFSETFPILVDNRDVINHLCSVARVLRPGALYCVDIDRHDGIEHLRGRRPWRQREVRCQGVKVEVREFRRPIAWDAAAWIYEVQCRIHFPKSKPIFTRDLIPVRYTVPKLLELAASAAGVFKLIACYPDLSLDGPMAQCDRRWCGVLRRT from the coding sequence ATGCGAAAGCGAGGTTACGTGGAGAACGGATCTTTTCCGACACGCAGCATTTACGATTTTCCCGAAATCTTTCGCGCAGTGCAGTTCGAGCTCCCGGGCGAGATTGAGGCCGAGACCGCCTTTCTATCCCAGGTTTTTGCCCGCCATCTGCGCCGTCCCGTGCATCGTGTCCTGGATATCGCGTGCGGGACCTCGCCACACGGTCAACTGCTGGCGGCTCAGGGCATCGAGGTGGTGGGAATCGATCGCAGTCCCGTAATGATCGGCCTGGGTCGCCGACAAGCGGGCAGGCGGCGCAATCCGCGCTTTTATCGCCGCCAGGTGGAGCGTTTCTCGCTGCCCGAGCGCAATTTCGACGCCGCCTACCTGTTTTCGGAGACCTTTCCGATCCTGGTGGACAATCGCGACGTGATCAATCACCTGTGCTCGGTGGCACGAGTACTGCGACCCGGGGCGCTGTATTGCGTGGACATCGATCGCCATGACGGCATCGAGCATCTGCGCGGGCGACGGCCCTGGCGCCAGCGCGAGGTGCGCTGTCAAGGCGTGAAAGTCGAGGTACGTGAATTCCGGCGTCCGATCGCCTGGGATGCCGCCGCCTGGATCTATGAAGTGCAGTGCCGCATCCATTTCCCCAAAAGCAAGCCGATTTTCACCCGCGACCTGATTCCGGTGCGCTACACCGTCCCCAAGCTACTAGAACTGGCGGCTAGCGCGGCTGGCGTCTTCAAGCTGATCGCTTGTTACCCCGATCTGTCGCTCGACGGCCCAATGGCGCAGTGTGATCGGCGCTGGTGCGGCGTCCTACGCCGGACCTGA
- the alr gene encoding alanine racemase yields MSADRQNFNEAGTGLDGGGRPTVAEIDLAALRSNYHALRRLAPRAQAMAVLKADAYGHGAPAVARALAAEGCAHFGVATLGEAQQLRQAGLRQRIYVMGGFFPEEAPALVQLALTPFVFDRALLMPLERAAAQAGIASFPIHLKLDTGATRLGVLPADLPATIDILLGCRHLNLEGVCTLLASAGDPSSPVTDAQLTSFRHGIDLMAAAGLRPAVEHVANSAATVLRYDSHLGMIRLGLALYGLPPVPSVAQQVALRPVMTFKTRILQVKQVPAGTGVSYGHTFITARDSRIGVLPVGYADGYRRGLQNGGEVLVGGGRAPVVGAVCMDLTMVDLTDLPAARVGDSVVLWGGQGPDAISANDVARLVQTISYELLCGVGRRVPRLYLAE; encoded by the coding sequence ATGAGCGCGGACAGGCAAAATTTCAATGAGGCGGGAACGGGGTTGGATGGCGGGGGACGGCCGACCGTGGCCGAAATCGACCTGGCGGCGTTGCGATCCAATTATCACGCTTTGCGCCGGCTGGCGCCGCGGGCCCAAGCGATGGCGGTGCTGAAGGCCGATGCCTACGGACATGGCGCTCCCGCGGTGGCGCGAGCCTTGGCGGCCGAGGGTTGCGCTCATTTTGGAGTCGCCACGCTAGGCGAAGCCCAGCAACTGCGTCAGGCCGGACTGCGCCAACGCATCTACGTGATGGGGGGGTTCTTTCCCGAGGAAGCCCCCGCCCTGGTCCAACTTGCCTTGACCCCGTTTGTGTTCGATCGCGCGCTGCTGATGCCCTTGGAGCGGGCCGCGGCCCAGGCTGGGATCGCCTCTTTCCCGATTCACCTCAAGCTGGACACTGGCGCTACCCGACTAGGCGTGTTGCCAGCCGACCTGCCCGCGACCATCGACATCCTGTTGGGCTGTCGCCATCTGAACTTGGAAGGGGTATGCACTTTGCTGGCCAGCGCCGGCGACCCCAGTAGTCCGGTGACCGACGCGCAGTTGACCTCTTTCCGCCACGGAATAGATTTGATGGCCGCCGCCGGGCTACGTCCCGCCGTCGAGCACGTAGCTAATTCGGCCGCCACCGTGTTGCGCTACGACTCCCATCTGGGCATGATTCGGCTGGGCTTGGCGCTGTATGGGCTGCCGCCGGTTCCTAGCGTGGCGCAACAGGTTGCGCTGCGGCCGGTGATGACTTTCAAGACCCGGATATTACAGGTTAAACAGGTTCCCGCCGGCACCGGGGTCAGCTACGGCCATACCTTCATCACCGCGCGTGACAGCCGGATCGGCGTGTTGCCAGTCGGCTACGCCGACGGCTATCGGCGCGGCCTGCAAAATGGCGGCGAGGTGCTGGTCGGCGGAGGCCGCGCGCCGGTGGTGGGGGCGGTATGCATGGACCTGACCATGGTGGATCTGACTGACCTGCCGGCGGCTAGGGTCGGTGACAGTGTCGTGCTGTGGGGCGGCCAAGGCCCCGACGCGATCAGTGCCAATGACGTAGCCAGGCTGGTTCAGACCATTTCATACGAGCTACTTTGTGGCGTGGGCCGACGCGTGCCGCGGCTCTACTTGGCGGAGTGA
- a CDS encoding MFS transporter, whose protein sequence is MAKQTTTAWLIVAGLWIAMGLLFGSVQTTAGMFYRAVAGSFHLSRGMVSLLSSMTAPGLCVGMVLSGWLMQRVDAKRVMLLGAVLVGLGFVCASRAHSFAQLLASCLLSGFGSGLGAYVPVSFIIGNWFGKRSGLAMGVAMTGAAFGGSAMVMLVGWVIAKAGWRWGYVALGLPVFLIAVPLIALIRSRPNDREVAARHEPAAELTGLELGPALRSREFWLVFLALFTFGWETHSIVGHLPPYLSGIGYGTAEVSTALSAALALGSVGKIGLGWLADYIDSRLVTMASFVTGGFGMVLLIGSASRALLIAGVLVMGLSWTAPLALVPVVTMKSLGLKNYGAIFGVAAIATALGSGTGPVVLGWVYDLTGSYRDPLLINAALMAVTGLAICGCRPLAQTLVAVAEAMPLASQG, encoded by the coding sequence ATGGCCAAGCAAACAACGACGGCCTGGCTCATCGTGGCCGGGCTATGGATCGCCATGGGCCTGCTGTTTGGATCGGTGCAGACCACCGCTGGGATGTTTTATCGCGCGGTGGCTGGCTCCTTTCATCTGTCGCGCGGGATGGTCTCGCTGCTCTCTAGCATGACGGCGCCGGGACTATGCGTGGGGATGGTGCTGTCGGGTTGGCTGATGCAACGGGTGGACGCCAAGCGCGTGATGCTACTGGGGGCGGTGCTCGTGGGACTGGGGTTTGTGTGCGCCAGCCGCGCCCACAGCTTCGCTCAATTGCTGGCAAGCTGCCTGCTCTCCGGCTTTGGTTCCGGCTTGGGCGCTTATGTGCCGGTCTCATTCATCATCGGTAATTGGTTCGGTAAGCGCTCGGGGCTGGCGATGGGCGTGGCGATGACAGGCGCGGCCTTTGGCGGTTCTGCGATGGTAATGCTGGTGGGATGGGTGATCGCCAAGGCGGGCTGGCGCTGGGGCTACGTTGCCTTGGGGCTCCCAGTCTTCTTGATCGCCGTTCCGCTCATCGCGCTGATTCGCAGCCGTCCCAATGACCGTGAAGTGGCCGCTCGCCACGAACCGGCCGCCGAGCTGACCGGTCTGGAGCTGGGGCCGGCGCTGCGCTCGCGAGAGTTCTGGCTGGTCTTTCTGGCCCTGTTCACCTTTGGCTGGGAGACCCACAGTATCGTGGGCCATCTGCCGCCCTATTTGTCCGGTATCGGCTATGGTACTGCCGAAGTTTCTACCGCTTTGAGCGCGGCCCTGGCGCTGGGCTCGGTGGGAAAAATCGGTTTGGGCTGGTTGGCGGATTACATCGATAGCCGGCTGGTCACGATGGCTTCGTTCGTCACTGGGGGGTTCGGGATGGTCCTGCTGATCGGCTCTGCCAGCCGTGCCTTGCTGATCGCGGGAGTATTGGTGATGGGGCTTAGCTGGACCGCGCCCTTGGCTTTGGTTCCGGTGGTCACGATGAAATCGCTGGGGTTGAAAAATTATGGAGCGATCTTCGGCGTGGCCGCCATCGCCACGGCCCTGGGGTCGGGCACCGGACCGGTGGTGCTGGGATGGGTCTACGATTTGACCGGCAGCTACCGCGACCCCTTGTTAATCAACGCCGCTTTGATGGCCGTGACGGGGCTGGCCATCTGCGGCTGCCGGCCGCTAGCGCAAACTTTGGTTGCGGTCGCCGAGGCGATGCCGCTGGCCTCCCAGGGGTAG
- a CDS encoding tetratricopeptide repeat protein, with protein sequence MQDKEALYDQAVDCYAENDFEQAIALYRQALALDPEYEDALHGLTMCYQATGDLDSAIELTQRQIERQPEDILAWTNLSMLYQKKGNVPEAEKAGAEARRLDWKRQLKGSKA encoded by the coding sequence ATGCAGGACAAGGAAGCGCTTTACGACCAGGCGGTGGATTGCTACGCCGAGAATGACTTCGAGCAGGCGATCGCGCTTTATCGCCAGGCTCTGGCGCTCGACCCCGAGTATGAGGATGCACTGCACGGTCTGACTATGTGCTACCAGGCCACAGGCGATCTGGACAGCGCCATCGAGCTGACCCAGCGGCAAATCGAGCGCCAGCCTGAGGACATCCTGGCGTGGACCAACTTGAGCATGCTCTACCAGAAAAAGGGCAACGTGCCAGAAGCCGAGAAGGCCGGCGCCGAGGCCCGCCGGCTGGATTGGAAACGCCAACTCAAGGGCTCCAAGGCTTGA
- a CDS encoding thiazole synthase — protein sequence MGSEDTFELGGRTFHSRLIVGTGKYRDFAQTRDAIEAAQAEIVTVAVRRVNITDRGKENLLDYLDPKRYLILPNTAGCFTAEEAIRTARLARETGVGDFVKLEVIGDQQTLFPDLPATLEAARVLVKEGFKVLPYLSDDPVACLRLAEMGCAAVMPLAAPIGSGLGIRNPYNLRIILEQAKVPVIVDAGVGTASDAAQALELGCDGVLMNTAIAGAREPIKMAHAMRMAVEAGRLAYLAGRIERKLYATASSPLSGMIE from the coding sequence ATGGGCTCAGAGGACACCTTCGAACTGGGCGGACGAACCTTCCACTCCCGTCTCATTGTGGGAACCGGGAAATATCGTGACTTTGCGCAGACTCGCGATGCCATCGAAGCCGCGCAGGCAGAGATCGTCACTGTCGCGGTACGCCGGGTCAATATCACGGACCGCGGCAAGGAAAACCTGCTCGACTATCTCGATCCCAAGCGCTACCTGATTTTGCCCAATACCGCCGGCTGCTTCACCGCCGAGGAGGCGATCCGCACAGCCCGTTTGGCCCGCGAGACCGGGGTGGGCGACTTCGTCAAGCTGGAGGTCATCGGCGACCAGCAGACCCTGTTTCCCGATCTCCCCGCCACTCTGGAAGCCGCGCGCGTGCTGGTCAAAGAGGGCTTCAAGGTCCTGCCCTACCTCAGCGACGATCCGGTTGCCTGCCTGCGCTTGGCCGAGATGGGCTGCGCAGCGGTGATGCCGCTGGCGGCACCGATCGGCTCCGGGTTGGGTATTCGCAACCCCTATAACTTGCGCATCATCCTGGAGCAAGCCAAAGTGCCGGTAATCGTCGATGCCGGCGTGGGCACCGCCTCGGACGCCGCGCAAGCGCTGGAGCTGGGTTGCGACGGAGTCTTGATGAACACCGCGATCGCGGGCGCTCGCGAACCAATCAAAATGGCCCATGCGATGCGCATGGCGGTCGAGGCCGGGCGGCTGGCCTACTTGGCCGGCCGGATCGAGCGCAAGCTCTACGCCACTGCCTCCAGCCCGCTCAGCGGAATGATCGAATAG
- a CDS encoding aldo/keto reductase gives MSEREDAMKYVKLGKTGVTVSRICLGCMSYGSKSWNEWTLSEEDARPHFARALELGINFFDTANVYSQGVSEQITGRYLREMGKRDELVVASKVCNPMGKGLNQSGLSRKHILEQCDASLRRLKMDYIDLYQIHRYDPTTPIEETLEALDYLVRVGKVRYLGASSMAAWQFAKALFTAGIHGWHRFVTMQNQYSLVFREEEIEMNPLCADQGIGLLPWGPLAGGFMAGNRSREGKPLTPRASAVPPYRPQYRDSDYAIRDQAEKIAHGHGVSVAEVALAWVLQAPCVIAPIVGATKLEHIDQAVKALEVTLSPDELAALEEPYQIRSSVPYVRPKASHVLSGEYPTMGRR, from the coding sequence ATGTCCGAGAGAGAGGACGCGATGAAATACGTCAAGTTAGGTAAAACCGGGGTTACCGTTTCGCGCATTTGCCTGGGCTGCATGAGTTACGGCAGCAAGAGCTGGAACGAATGGACTTTGTCGGAGGAAGACGCGCGGCCGCACTTCGCACGCGCGCTGGAGCTGGGGATTAATTTCTTCGACACTGCCAACGTTTATTCCCAGGGCGTGAGCGAGCAGATCACTGGCCGTTATCTGCGTGAGATGGGCAAGCGCGATGAGCTGGTAGTAGCCAGCAAGGTCTGCAATCCGATGGGCAAGGGACTCAACCAGAGCGGCTTGTCGCGCAAGCATATCCTGGAGCAATGCGACGCTTCGCTGCGCCGGCTGAAGATGGATTACATCGACCTGTATCAGATTCATCGCTACGACCCGACCACGCCGATCGAAGAGACGCTGGAGGCGTTGGATTACTTGGTGCGCGTGGGCAAGGTCCGCTACCTCGGGGCCAGCAGCATGGCCGCGTGGCAATTCGCCAAGGCTCTGTTTACCGCCGGGATCCATGGCTGGCACCGTTTCGTCACGATGCAGAACCAGTACAGCCTGGTCTTTCGCGAAGAAGAGATCGAGATGAATCCGCTGTGCGCCGATCAGGGCATCGGACTGCTGCCCTGGGGGCCGCTGGCGGGCGGTTTCATGGCCGGCAATCGCTCGCGTGAAGGCAAACCGTTAACCCCACGCGCCAGCGCCGTGCCACCCTATCGCCCGCAGTATCGCGACAGTGATTATGCGATCCGTGACCAGGCGGAGAAAATCGCTCATGGTCACGGCGTCAGCGTCGCCGAGGTGGCGTTGGCCTGGGTGCTGCAGGCCCCTTGCGTTATTGCTCCAATTGTCGGTGCCACCAAGCTGGAGCATATCGATCAGGCCGTTAAGGCCCTGGAGGTTACGCTGAGCCCAGATGAGCTAGCGGCCTTAGAAGAGCCCTATCAGATTCGCAGTTCAGTGCCGTATGTGCGTCCCAAGGCCAGCCACGTTCTGAGCGGCGAATATCCGACGATGGGGCGCCGCTAG
- a CDS encoding isoaspartyl peptidase/L-asparaginase, which translates to MTRVCSYTPALIVHGGAGARPAPEERQARGRAMRGALERGLALLRAGASALDAVMAAVTTLEDDPLFNAGYGSALNAEGEVEMDASVMAWPVAELAQNNALAQDQSGAGAVAAVSRVRNPILLARAVMETTPHVLMVGAGAERLASAAHIPRCRPQDLIAERARTRWRSYHARLAHGTVGAAALDGNGQVAAATSTGGLTGKLPGRVGDSAIIGAGTFAHPLGAASATGMGEAILKLNLCQGAVALLEDNPPMRAATRSISQLSRLSGAEAGLILVDRRGRVGYAHNARAMEIAYYSAATGLHHRRLER; encoded by the coding sequence ATGACGCGCGTTTGCTCCTATACCCCGGCTCTGATTGTCCACGGCGGGGCGGGCGCTCGTCCCGCACCCGAAGAGCGACAGGCGCGCGGGCGAGCGATGCGGGGGGCGCTCGAGCGCGGGTTGGCTTTGCTCCGCGCCGGCGCCAGCGCGTTGGACGCGGTGATGGCCGCCGTGACCACCTTGGAGGATGACCCCCTGTTCAACGCCGGTTACGGCTCGGCGCTCAACGCCGAGGGCGAGGTCGAGATGGACGCCTCGGTGATGGCTTGGCCGGTAGCCGAGCTGGCGCAAAACAATGCACTGGCGCAAGACCAAAGCGGCGCCGGCGCAGTCGCCGCCGTCTCCCGAGTACGCAATCCAATCTTATTGGCGCGAGCCGTGATGGAGACCACGCCCCACGTTTTGATGGTGGGCGCGGGCGCCGAGCGCTTGGCCAGCGCCGCCCACATTCCTCGCTGTCGGCCTCAGGATCTAATTGCCGAACGCGCGCGCACCCGTTGGCGCAGTTACCACGCCCGCCTGGCCCACGGCACCGTGGGCGCCGCCGCGCTGGATGGCAACGGCCAAGTCGCGGCCGCCACCTCCACGGGCGGACTGACCGGCAAGCTACCCGGCCGGGTGGGCGACTCGGCGATCATCGGCGCCGGCACCTTCGCCCATCCTCTTGGCGCTGCCTCCGCCACCGGGATGGGTGAAGCTATCTTGAAGCTTAACCTGTGCCAGGGTGCGGTAGCGCTGCTGGAAGACAACCCTCCGATGCGGGCGGCCACCCGCTCGATCTCGCAGCTCAGCCGCCTCAGCGGCGCGGAGGCGGGCCTCATTCTAGTCGATCGTCGCGGCCGCGTGGGCTACGCCCATAATGCGCGGGCCATGGAGATAGCGTACTACAGCGCCGCCACCGGTTTGCACCATCGCCGCCTGGAGCGCTGA
- a CDS encoding thioredoxin domain-containing protein codes for MMTLLRLWLAIVLSVGLVNAVWAACDGNQQVVAKVGNQTITQSQLDSVQAAHLLSQQYSYYLAERGALDQMVDQLLLQQAAAHEHLTVAQLLTRHLKGQVKEPSEDALRAFYEGMETDQPYEQLRGQILDHLRQLRAQHARDAYVRQLRANTTIITMLEPPSAAVALGKAPVRGAPGAPITLVEFADYECPYCRQINPELLKLEQRYPSQLRVAFKDMPLPMHAHAQKAAEAARCAGQQGAFWPYHDRLFVQADIDVPHLKELARKLKLNGTQFDRCLDSGSQAAAVAADQSQAKGLGLTGTPSFFINGHFVSGAVSYDTLDSLVAQQLAAKAASASGAAGNAARAATGANAGAL; via the coding sequence ATGATGACATTGCTGCGGTTGTGGTTAGCAATCGTGCTTAGTGTCGGCCTCGTCAACGCCGTCTGGGCGGCTTGCGACGGCAATCAACAGGTGGTTGCCAAGGTGGGTAACCAAACCATCACCCAAAGCCAATTGGATAGCGTGCAGGCTGCTCACCTGCTCAGTCAGCAATATTCCTACTATCTGGCCGAACGCGGCGCGCTCGATCAGATGGTCGATCAATTGCTGCTCCAGCAGGCGGCCGCCCACGAGCATCTGACTGTGGCGCAACTGCTCACGCGTCATCTCAAAGGTCAGGTCAAGGAGCCCAGCGAAGATGCTTTACGGGCGTTTTACGAGGGAATGGAGACCGATCAGCCTTATGAGCAACTGCGTGGACAGATTCTGGACCATCTGCGCCAGCTGCGCGCCCAACATGCACGCGACGCCTATGTACGCCAATTGCGCGCCAACACCACGATAATTACGATGCTGGAACCGCCCAGTGCGGCGGTCGCCCTGGGCAAGGCTCCCGTGCGGGGTGCGCCGGGAGCTCCCATCACACTGGTGGAATTTGCCGACTATGAATGCCCCTACTGCCGGCAGATAAATCCCGAGTTGTTGAAGCTGGAGCAGCGCTACCCGAGCCAGTTGCGGGTGGCCTTCAAGGACATGCCCTTGCCGATGCACGCGCATGCCCAAAAGGCCGCCGAAGCGGCGCGCTGCGCCGGCCAGCAGGGGGCTTTTTGGCCCTATCACGATCGGCTCTTTGTGCAAGCCGACATCGACGTGCCACATCTGAAAGAACTGGCCCGCAAGCTCAAACTCAATGGCACCCAGTTCGATCGATGTCTGGATAGCGGTTCGCAGGCCGCGGCGGTGGCAGCCGACCAGTCTCAAGCCAAGGGGCTGGGACTGACCGGGACTCCCAGCTTTTTCATCAACGGCCATTTCGTCAGCGGCGCGGTCAGCTACGACACCCTCGATTCGCTGGTGGCGCAGCAACTCGCGGCGAAGGCGGCCAGCGCTTCCGGCGCGGCTGGCAATGCCGCCAGAGCAGCAACCGGCGCTAACGCGGGGGCTCTGTAA
- the thiS gene encoding sulfur carrier protein ThiS — MKITFQLNGEPHQIEAGAGLAELLQSLNLRSRERLAVEINERVIPKADYAQTVLREGDRVEIIHFVGGG, encoded by the coding sequence ATGAAGATTACCTTCCAACTAAACGGCGAACCGCATCAAATTGAGGCCGGTGCCGGGCTGGCTGAGTTGCTCCAGAGCCTCAACCTGCGCAGCCGCGAGCGGTTGGCGGTGGAAATCAACGAGCGGGTGATCCCCAAGGCGGATTACGCCCAAACCGTGCTACGCGAGGGCGACCGGGTAGAAATCATCCATTTCGTGGGCGGCGGCTGA